One stretch of Candidatus Hydrogenedentota bacterium DNA includes these proteins:
- a CDS encoding DedA family protein, whose translation MALIKRQYDWVLSWAETPYGGYALFVLAFVESSVFPIPPDVLLIALCLGHRKSWFKFGLICTVGSLLGGIFGYIIGMGLWSVVDQFFFTYIPGFTEAQFAKVQGLYEQYDFWVVFVAAFTPIPYKVITITAGVFNINFPMFVVASLIGRAARFYIVAALLYKFGEPIHAFIEKRFNLLTIAFTILLIGGFMLLRYVGH comes from the coding sequence ATGGCGCTGATCAAACGCCAGTACGACTGGGTCCTTAGTTGGGCGGAAACTCCCTACGGCGGATATGCCCTTTTCGTTCTCGCGTTCGTAGAGTCGAGTGTTTTCCCGATTCCACCGGACGTTCTCTTGATCGCATTGTGCCTCGGGCATCGGAAGTCCTGGTTCAAGTTCGGGCTGATCTGTACCGTGGGCTCATTGTTGGGCGGTATCTTCGGTTACATCATTGGGATGGGACTCTGGAGCGTGGTGGACCAGTTCTTCTTCACGTACATCCCAGGGTTCACGGAGGCTCAGTTTGCCAAGGTGCAGGGGTTGTACGAACAGTACGACTTCTGGGTAGTCTTCGTGGCGGCGTTTACGCCAATCCCCTACAAGGTCATCACGATCACGGCGGGTGTGTTCAACATCAATTTCCCGATGTTCGTGGTGGCGTCGCTGATTGGCCGGGCAGCGCGCTTCTATATTGTGGCGGCGCTGCTGTACAAGTTTGGAGAACCGATACACGCGTTCATCGAGAAGCGTTTCAATCTGTTGACGATCGCGTTCACGATCCTGTTGATTGGCGGGTTCATGTTGCTCCGCTATGTGGGGCATTGA
- the glmS gene encoding glutamine--fructose-6-phosphate transaminase (isomerizing) produces MCGIVGYIGKKNAVEIIMSGLHRLEYRGYDSAGVVVVRGGKLDCVKSVGKLKVMDAKLEESHLEGPIGIGHTRWATHGVPSERNSHPHFDGPMEIAVVHNGIIENYQELRAELTAEGVEFRSQTDTETIAHLVRKYYKGDLFAAVKRALKDVEGAYAIGVVSKDNPDLLVAARHGSPLIVGLGDGEAFIASDVPAIMKYTRKVLYIDNGQVCEIKRDGYKIEDLDGNPQHLEVKTVDWDDSAAEKEGYPHFMLKEINQQPDVIRNTLRGRVTEGSDKVQLPDMQLTEQELKDCAKIVIVSCGTAWHAGLVGKYLIEKFTKVPVEVDIASEYRYRDPIIPKNTIVIPVTQSGETADTLEAIRIAKSRGAKVVSIVNVVGSSIARESHGVIYTQAGPEIGVASTKAYTSQITAFALFTIWLGETRGTLTKAEGKEMIAHLRAIPDKIQWVLDHQEDVIRCAKDPKYMNAQSALYLGRSFNFPSALEGALKLKEISYIHAEGYGAGEMKHGPIALVTNELPVVCVAVEGDTYDKMVSNMQEIRARSGIVLTVATEGDEGIKHHSADVLYIPQCYEPFSPIVVAVPLQLLAYYIAVNRGCDVDQPRNLAKSVTVE; encoded by the coding sequence ATGTGCGGTATAGTGGGGTACATTGGAAAGAAGAACGCCGTGGAAATCATCATGTCCGGTCTGCACCGGCTTGAATACCGCGGTTATGACTCGGCCGGCGTGGTGGTAGTCCGCGGCGGCAAGCTGGACTGCGTCAAGAGCGTGGGCAAGCTGAAGGTCATGGACGCAAAGCTCGAAGAGAGCCATCTGGAAGGACCGATTGGAATCGGCCACACCCGTTGGGCCACTCACGGCGTACCCAGCGAGCGCAACTCGCACCCGCACTTCGACGGTCCGATGGAAATCGCCGTCGTGCATAACGGCATCATCGAGAACTACCAGGAACTTCGCGCGGAGTTGACGGCGGAAGGTGTCGAGTTCCGCAGCCAGACCGATACGGAAACCATCGCGCACCTTGTCCGCAAGTACTACAAGGGCGACCTGTTCGCGGCGGTGAAGCGCGCGCTCAAAGACGTGGAAGGTGCGTATGCCATCGGCGTCGTAAGCAAGGACAATCCCGATCTGCTCGTGGCCGCGCGTCACGGCAGCCCGCTTATCGTCGGCCTGGGCGACGGCGAAGCCTTCATCGCGTCGGACGTGCCCGCCATCATGAAGTACACCCGCAAGGTGTTGTACATCGACAACGGTCAGGTCTGCGAGATCAAGCGCGACGGTTACAAGATTGAAGACCTGGACGGCAATCCCCAGCATCTGGAAGTAAAGACGGTGGACTGGGACGACTCGGCAGCAGAGAAGGAAGGGTATCCGCACTTCATGCTGAAAGAGATCAACCAGCAGCCCGACGTGATTCGCAACACGCTGCGCGGCCGCGTCACGGAAGGTTCGGACAAGGTCCAGCTTCCCGACATGCAGCTCACGGAGCAGGAGTTGAAGGATTGCGCGAAGATCGTGATCGTCTCCTGCGGTACCGCGTGGCACGCGGGCCTCGTGGGCAAGTACCTCATCGAGAAGTTCACGAAGGTGCCTGTCGAAGTCGATATCGCATCGGAATACCGTTACCGCGATCCGATCATTCCCAAGAACACCATCGTGATCCCCGTAACGCAGTCTGGCGAAACCGCCGACACGCTCGAAGCCATCCGCATTGCGAAGAGCCGCGGCGCGAAGGTCGTGTCCATCGTCAACGTGGTCGGTTCGAGCATCGCGCGCGAATCGCACGGCGTCATCTACACGCAGGCCGGTCCGGAAATCGGCGTTGCCTCCACGAAAGCCTACACATCGCAGATCACCGCGTTTGCGCTGTTCACGATTTGGTTGGGCGAGACGCGCGGCACGCTGACGAAGGCTGAGGGCAAAGAGATGATTGCCCACCTGCGCGCCATCCCCGACAAGATCCAGTGGGTGCTGGACCACCAGGAAGACGTGATCCGCTGCGCGAAGGATCCGAAGTACATGAACGCCCAGAGCGCGCTGTACCTTGGCCGCAGCTTCAACTTCCCGAGCGCGCTGGAAGGCGCATTGAAGCTGAAAGAAATCAGCTACATCCACGCCGAAGGCTACGGCGCCGGTGAAATGAAGCACGGCCCCATCGCGCTGGTCACGAACGAGTTGCCGGTGGTCTGCGTGGCTGTCGAAGGCGACACCTACGACAAGATGGTCTCGAACATGCAGGAAATCCGCGCGCGTTCGGGCATCGTGCTCACGGTTGCCACCGAAGGCGATGAAGGCATCAAGCACCACAGTGCCGATGTGCTGTACATCCCGCAGTGCTACGAACCGTTCAGCCCGATCGTCGTTGCGGTTCCGCTGCAATTGCTTGCGTACTACATCGCCGTCAA
- the surE gene encoding 5'/3'-nucleotidase SurE yields MKPQILVTNDDGIRAPGLAALVQWLEPLGEVSVFAPDRQQSAVGHGVSLHRPLRVYPFQDKWFMVDGTPTDCVMLAVRDLLKTRPDLVVSGINTGANLGDDVTYSGTVAGAFEGMMLGICSFAISNVSYSPQHMETAGQVAQSVAKTLLSHNLPADTMLNVNVPDVPYEDLQGVRVTKMGRRTYQDEIIHRQDPRGGTYYWIGGAEPSHITEPGTDFDAIENGEVSVTPLHRDMTNHAMLKTLETWGFKP; encoded by the coding sequence GTGAAACCCCAAATCCTTGTAACAAACGACGACGGTATCCGCGCACCCGGCCTGGCGGCGCTCGTCCAGTGGCTTGAGCCGCTGGGCGAGGTCTCGGTGTTTGCACCCGACCGCCAGCAGAGCGCCGTGGGGCACGGCGTTTCGTTGCACCGTCCGTTGCGCGTTTATCCCTTTCAGGATAAATGGTTTATGGTGGACGGGACTCCCACGGACTGCGTAATGCTGGCCGTGCGCGACCTCCTGAAGACCCGGCCCGACCTTGTCGTCTCCGGAATCAACACGGGAGCTAACCTCGGGGACGATGTCACCTATTCCGGAACGGTTGCCGGCGCCTTCGAGGGGATGATGCTAGGCATCTGCTCGTTTGCGATATCGAATGTGTCGTATTCGCCGCAGCATATGGAGACGGCGGGGCAAGTGGCGCAGTCTGTCGCCAAGACTCTTCTGTCGCATAACCTGCCTGCCGATACCATGTTAAACGTAAACGTCCCCGATGTGCCGTACGAGGATCTGCAGGGTGTCCGCGTGACCAAGATGGGACGGCGCACGTATCAGGACGAGATCATTCATCGTCAGGACCCGCGCGGCGGGACGTACTACTGGATTGGCGGCGCGGAGCCGAGCCACATCACGGAGCCGGGCACGGACTTTGACGCCATCGAGAATGGCGAAGTGAGCGTCACGCCCTTGCACCGGGACATGACCAATCATGCAATGTTGAAGACGTTGGAAACGTGGGGATTCAAGCCATGA